A genome region from Halorussus pelagicus includes the following:
- a CDS encoding MBL fold metallo-hydrolase, whose translation MELRRVSVPTQTLAPTGATNAYVLGDTNAILVDPADRTADLDAAVASASVEHVLVTHAHPDHVGAVAHYAESCDAAVWARAGREERFERATGVPPDRTFREGTAIADATVVETPGHAPDHVALAADGAILTGDLVVSSGSVVVGADEGDVRAYLTSLRRLYARNPDRLFPGHGLAIDEPRAEIERLLRHRLDREATILAAVRDGASALDEILNAAYDKDLSGVRDLARTTTAAHLDKLAVEGKVEWDGNRALVADSGR comes from the coding sequence ATGGAACTCCGACGAGTCTCGGTCCCGACCCAGACGCTCGCGCCGACGGGAGCGACCAACGCCTACGTCCTCGGCGACACGAACGCGATTCTCGTAGACCCCGCGGACCGAACCGCCGACCTCGACGCCGCTGTCGCGTCGGCGTCGGTCGAACACGTCCTCGTCACGCACGCCCACCCCGACCATGTGGGCGCGGTCGCCCACTACGCGGAGTCCTGCGACGCGGCCGTCTGGGCGCGGGCGGGCCGCGAAGAGCGTTTCGAGCGCGCCACCGGCGTCCCACCCGACCGAACCTTCCGCGAGGGAACTGCAATCGCCGACGCGACGGTCGTGGAGACGCCGGGCCACGCGCCCGACCACGTCGCGCTCGCGGCCGACGGTGCGATACTGACCGGCGACCTCGTGGTCTCGTCGGGGAGCGTAGTCGTCGGCGCGGACGAGGGCGACGTGCGCGCCTACCTCACCTCGCTCCGGCGACTCTACGCTCGGAACCCGGACCGGCTCTTCCCCGGTCACGGTCTCGCTATCGACGAGCCAAGAGCCGAAATCGAGCGCCTGCTCCGCCACCGTCTCGACCGCGAGGCGACGATTCTGGCGGCGGTCCGCGACGGCGCGAGCGCGCTGGACGAGATTCTGAACGCCGCCTACGACAAGGACCTCTCGGGCGTTCGGGACCTCGCGCGAACTACGACGGCCGCGCATCTCGACAAACTGGCCGTCGAGGGCAAAGTAGAGTGGGACGGCAACCGGGCGCTCGTTGCGGACTCC